A window of Yoonia sp. SS1-5 genomic DNA:
GCAATCCCAGCTGGTACGCAGCAGGAAGCAGAAGCCAAGCAGTTCATCGAGTGGGCCACATCCAAGGACTATATCGAGCTGGTAGCCGCAAACGAAGGTTGGGCCAACGTGCCTCCGGGCGCCCGTACATCGCTGTACGAAAACCCTGACTATCTGGCAGTGCCTTTCGCGCAGATGACACTGGACTCGATCCTGTCTGCCGATCCTAACGACTCGACCGTTGAGCCAAGCCCATATGTGGGTGTCCAGTTCGCAGCGATCCCAGAGTTTGCCGGTATCGCAACAGAAGTGAGCCAGGAATTCTCTGCCGCCTATGCTGGTCAGCAGTCGGTTGAAGAAGCGCTTGAGAAAGCACAGGCGATCACAAACGAAGCTATGGAAGCAGCCGGCTACAAGTAAGCCGCCGCTTCAAGCACAATCCAGAGGGCGGCATGTGACCGTCGCCCTCTGACACCCAGTCTACCCCTTCATGCAAGTTGTCGTAACATGGCAGCGCTGCGCCAATGCAGCGGACTGTCAACGGAGGAGATGTATCCAATGGCGACCAAGGCTTCCCGATCCGCGGCCCGGCTGATGATGGCCCCAGCAGTTGTTCTGCTTCTGGGCTGGATGTTGGTCCCGCTGATCATGACATTATGGTTCTCGTTCCGGACCTACTTGCCTCTGCGCGGAGGTGACCAGGGCTGGACCGGTTTTGACAATTACGTCCGGTTTGTTTCTTCGAGTGCGTTCTGGCCTGCGGTGCAGACGACGCTGATCATCGTGGTTGGCGTTCTGATTATCACGGTCGTGTTGGGTATCCTGCTTGCGATGCTTCTGGACCAGCCGATGTGGGGCCAGGGTATTGTCCGCATTCTTGTCATCGCCCCCTTCTTTGTTATGCCAACCGTGTCCGCACTGGTCTGGAAAAACATGTTCATGGATCCGGTGAACGGGTTGTTTGCCCATCTGTTCCAATTTTTTGGTGCCGAACCCGTCAGTTGGTTGTCCGACGCGGCGATGCCCTCGATCATCATGATCGTCAGCTGGCAGTGGCTGCCATTCGCGACCCTGATCCTGCTGACAGCCATCCAGTCGCTGGATAGCGAACAACTGGAAGCCGCTGAAATGGACGGCGCGCCGCAGCTGAAACGGTTCTTCTATATTATCCTGCCGCATCTGAGCCGCGCGATTACCATCGTGTTGCTGATCCAGACGATCTTTCTGCTGGCGATCTTTGCAGAGATCTTCGTGACCACAGGCGGCGCATTCGGCACACGGACACTGTCCTACCTGATCTTCCAGCGGGTGCTGGAAAGCCAGAATGTCGGTCTCGGCTCCGCCGGTGGCGTCTATGCCATCATCCTCGCAAACATCGTCGCGATCTTCCTGATGCGGATCGTCGGCAAGAATTTGGATAACTGATCATGGCACGTGCTGTTTCATCCCGTCGTAAACTGATCAACACGTCCATTGCCTGGATTATCGGCCTGTTGATCTTCTTTCCAATCCTTTGGACCATCCTGACCAGCTTCAAGACCGAAGCGCAGGCCATCGCCAGCCCACCCATCTTTCTGGGCTTTGACTGGACGCTGGAAAACTATGCCGTGGTCATGGAACGGTCCAACTATGGGCGGTTCTTGTGGAACTCGATCATCATCGCGGGTGGCTCGACCATTCTGGGGCTGATGATCGCGGTTCCGGCGGCCTGGTCCATGGCCTTTGTGCCATCCAAGCGGACCAAGGACATCCTGCTTTGGATGCTGTCGACCAAGATGCTGCCCGCTGTGGGCGTGCTTTATCCCATCTATCTGTTGTTTATCGAGATGGGGCTTCTAGACAGTCGCGCAGGTCTTGTTGTGGTCCTGATGTTGATCAACCTGCCGATCATTGTCTGGATGCTATATACCTACTTTCGCGAAATCCCGGTCGAGATCCTTGAAGCCGCCCGGATGGATGGCGCCACGCTGAAGGAAGAAGTGCTTTATATCCTGACGCCAATGGCAATTCCGGGCATCGCATCTACCATGCTTTTGAACTTCATCCTGGCATGGAACGAAGCCTTCTGGACCCTCAACCTGACAGCCGTGAACGCGGCACCACTGACGGCCTTCATTGCAAGCTATTCCAGCCCCGAAGGCCTGTTCTTTGCGAAACTCAGCGCGGCCTCGACTATGGCTATTGCGCCGATCCTCATTCTTGGCTGGTTCAGCCAGAAACAACTTGTCCGCGGCCTGACCTTCGGCGCGGTGAAATAAGGAACCTGACACATGGGACAAATCCAACTCAAACAGGTGACCAAGAGCTTCGGCGATGTTCAGGTCATTCCTCCGCTGGACCTGACCATTCAGGACGGTGAGTTCACAGTCTTCGTCGGCCCTTCGGGGTGCGGTAAATCCACCCTTCTGCGTCTGATCGCAGGATTGGAGGACATTACCACCGGCCATATCGAGATTGACGGCGTGGATGCCACCGATCTTGTGCCCGCCAAGCGCGGTCTGGCCATGGTGTTCCAATCCTACGCCCTCTATCCGCATATGTCGGTGCGCAAGAATATCGCGTTCCCGCTGAAGATGGCCAAGATGGATCAGGCCGAAATTGACAGGCGGGTGGATGCAGCTGCCCGGGTCCTGAACCTGGCGGACTATATTGACCGCCGTCCGGGGCAACTGTCTGGTGGTCAGCGTCAGCGTGTGGCCATCGGCCGGGCCATTGTCCGCGAACCGTCTGCGTTCCTGTTCGACGAACCATTGTCGAACCTTGATGCCGCCTTGCGGGTCGGAATGCGGATGGAAATCTCCGAACTGCACACAAAGCTGGCGACCACGATGGTCTATGTGACCCACGATCAGGTCGAGGCCATGACCATGGCCGACAAGATCGTTGTGTTGCAGGCCGGTGTGATCGAACAGGTCGGCAGCCCGCTCGAGCTTTACCGCGCGCCGCGGAACAAATTCGTGGCGGGTTTCATCGGATCGCCCAAGATGAATTTCATCGAGGGCGAGCTGGCCGCGCGGCATGGCGCACATACGATTGGTGTCCGGCCGGAACATATCGACGTTGTGGTCAGTGGTGGCGAATGGCAAGGCACTGTCGGGGTCGCAGAACATCTTGGCTCTGACACCTTCTTTCATATCCACAATACCGGGTTGGCCGAAACACTGACCGTGCGCGCGATTGGCGATGTCAGCCTCAAGCACGGGGATACTATTCACCTGACCCCGCGCACCGAGGAAATCCACAAATTCGATGCAAGTGGTTTGCGGATCGAATGACACGGCTGGCGGGGAAGACAGCGCTGATCACCGGTGCCGCACGCGGCATCGGCCTCGCCTTCGCGCAAGCCTATGTGCGCCAAGGCGCACGCGTCGCGATAGGCGACATTGATATCGACCGCGCCCGTGATGCGGCGGCCGCAATTGGCTCTTCCGCCTTTGCGGTGGAAATGGATGTCACGGATCAGGACAGTATTGCGGGCGCTGTTGCCGCAACCATTGCGACCTTCGGGCAGATCGACATCCTGATCAACAACGCGGCAATTTTCACCGCCGCCCCAATCGTCGAGATCACGCGCGCCGATTATGACAAGGTGTTTGCGATCAACGTCGCCGGCACATTGTTCACGATGCAGGCCGTCGCGGATCACATGATCAAACAGGGGATCAGGGGCAAAATCATCAATATGGCAAGTCAGGCCGGGCGCCGGGGCGAGCCGTTGGTCGGCGTCTATTGCGCAAGCAAGGCCGCCGTCATCAGCCTGACCCAATCGGCGGGTCTGAACCTGATCCAGCACGGGATCAATGTGAACGCGATCGCACCGGGTGTTGTGGATGGCGAACATTGGGACGGCGTGGACGCGTTCTTTGCGAAATACGAGGGCAAGGCACCCGGGCAGAAAAAGAAAGAGGTCGGCGAAGCCGTCCCCTATGGCCGCATGGGCACCGCTGACGACTTGACGGGCATGGCGATATTCCTCGCCAGCGAGGAGGCCGCCTATGTCGTCGCGCAAACCTATAATGTGGACGGCGGGAATTGGATGAGCTGATGAAAGATCACGTGCGGGGAGGGGATCTTATGAAACTCAGTAATGCAACGCTGGCAAATTTGCCTGCGGGGATCGTGACACCGACCTATGACCGGTCGGCGCTGTCAGCGGGGATCGTGCATATTGGTCTGGGCAATTTTCACCGCGCCCATCAGGCGTGGTATCTGCACAGATTGATGCAGCAGGGTAAGGCGCTTGATTGGGCCATTATCGGTGCCGGTGTCCGGGCAGGGGATGCCGCGATGCGTGATCGTCTGCTGGCGCAGGACTGCCTGACCACGTTGATCGAACTTGATCCCGCCGGCCGCTCGGCCGAGGTGACGGGCGCGATGATAGATTTTCTGCCGGTCGAGGAGGGCAACGCCGCATTGATCCGGGCGATGTCCGATCCTGCCATCCGGATTGTCGCGCTGACAGTCACCGAAGGTGGCTATTATGTGGATGCCACCGGTGCGTTGGATCTTTCACATCCTGATATTCGGCACGATGCGGCGAACCCCGACACGCCCCGCACCGCCTTTGGGGCGATGGTTGCGGCGCTGAAAATCCGCCGCGATGCCGGGCATGGCCCATTCACGGGTCAATGCTGTGACAACCTTCAGCATAATGGCGTCATTCTGCGCCAGACCGTTGTCGGGCTGGCCCGCCTCAGCGATGCTGATCTTGCTGACTGGATCGACGCAAACGCAACTTTCCCCAATGCCATGGTCGATTGTATCGTTCCGGCGACAGGCGAAAGTGAACTGGCGCTGGCCCGTGATCTGGGCGTTGATGATGCCGCACCGGTGACCCATGAAAACTATCGCCAATGGGTGATCGAGGATGCATTTTGTGCCGGGCGCCCCCCGTGGGAGGATGCCGGCGCGACATTGACCGACGATGTGCATGCCTATGAGACCATGAAGATCCGCACCTTGAATGCAGGCCATCAGGTCCTGGCCAACGCGGGCGAGCTTTTGGGCGTTCCGACGATTGCGGCCTGTATGAGCGAGCCGCAGATCGCGGCCTTCTTCCGCAAGGTGCAGACGACTGAAATTATTCCCTATATCGACGCAGTACCCGAGGTGACACCGGCCGAATATCTGGCCTTGATCGAACGCCGCTTTGCCAACCCCGAGATACATGACACAACCCGTCGGGTCGCCTTTGACGGCAGTTCACGGCACCCGGGTTTTGTTCTGCCCATTCTGCGCGACGCGTTGGCGGCTGGTGGTCCGATTGAGGGCCTGGCCCTGACAGAAGCCCTGTGGTGCCGGATGTGTGCGGGTACCCGCGAGGATGGTTCGGATATTGCCCCAAATGATCCGCACTGGGCTGATCTGACCGCTGCCGCGCAGACCGCCAAGGACAGGCCAGCTGCATGGCTCGAACAGGCACAGTTCTATGGTGATCTAGGCGAGAATACCGCGTTGGCGCAGGCCTTTGCCAAGTGGCTGAACCTGATCTGGGCCGATGGTAGCTGGCACGCGTTGCAGCACTATGCAGAAACGGTCGGCTGACGGGCCGCAAGCCGCGGGGTCATTCTTGGGGAATATCCCAAGCATTGTATCGGGCTTGCTGCGGCGCCCTTCCCGGGGGGTGCGGTGAAAATCGGCGTAGGTTTCGCTGGGTTGGGCGGGCTAATCTGACGAATGTCCCCATCGGTACCATGCGTCAGTTCTAACGCCAGCCGCGCCTGCGCGGCACCCGAACGGCCAGCATCGGCTTGAGCAATGGCGACGCGAACCTGTCAAGATCAAGTGCCTCGTGAACCCCGGTAACGACCTCGCCATCCAGTTGGGTCCGGACGGCTGACCGGGAATAGAAGGGCGCATCAAGCATATTGAGAACCTGTGTCGGTGTTGTGCCCGGGTCGGCACGGGTCTCGCGCTTGACTTGCCATAGTGATCGTTTGAACCGGGTGCGTGGCGGGGCCTCTACAATCTGCGCATGGCCGCCCTTGTCAAAGGCAATCGCGGTATCAAGCGTCGTTCCATCGCGCCGCACGGCGTCATAAATGCAGGTCGCCCCGGTTTGTGTCGGGTATCGCCCCCATGTCCAAAAGCTGAAATCCTGTTCCAATGCGCGTGTGCCAAAATTGGCATCAAAATAGCCGTGGCCGGACCACTGCCAGCCCTTGGCCTCCAGATCGACTTTGATATCTGCTGATGGGGCGAAGGGGCGCCAGATATGGGCGCCATCCGGGGTCAATGGCAGTTCGACATGGGTGATCGCATGCGGGCGTATGGTGATCTGGCCACGCACCCGGCTGATCAACGGGGGGCTTGCGATTTCGTTGATATCAATCACCAGATCCGATCCGGTCCAGCGCATGCTGGAGGGGCCGACCTGAAACAGGTCGTCCGTTGTATGCAGCGCCTGTCTGCCCCGATCGGTCATGGTGAAACGCCCGCCCGGCCCATATGTGGCGACGTTGATGCAGCAATGATTGGCCGGATCGCGCCTGCCGGACCACGCATACCAGGGTGAAAAGACCGACCCTATGAACCCGATGACAGAGACCGCTTTGGTCCCGCAGTCGCTGATCCCATCGACATACCACCACGCGTATCCGTTTGGGGGGACGTCGATTGCAAAGCATGGTCCGTCATGATCGCCGCGGCCGCGTGCCGTGCGGAGAGGACTGCCATCGGCACCCCCGCCCCCGGATGCGTGCCGCCCCCGCACAGATACAGACCCGGGATCGCCGTGCGTGCTGTTGGTCGCTTGAACGCCGCCGTCAGGCCGTGCGGGCTGCGCCCGTAAAGCGAACCTTGGCTGGCTGGAAACAGCGCGTCGAACCCGTGTGGCGTCGTCAATGTCTGAGGGCCGGGGACCGGATCGAAGGTCAGTCCGAAATCCTTGAACCGGTTGAATATCACTGTCTGACATAGGGTTTTTTCCTTTTCCGGATCGCGAGGAATGGGCGGCGCGTTCATGATCACTTCGAACCGCTGCATGGCTGTCGGATCAACCTGCCCGTGGTCCTGCGCGCAAAGATACAGCGTGGCGTCATTGGGCATGCCGCCTTCGGCAATGGTTGTAAATTCCGCCTTCGGGTTCTGGGCGAAAAAGACGGTGTGATGCGCCAGATCAACGCCCTTGGGCGCCGCGGCAAACGCATAGACATAGGCCGACAGGCTGCGCGGCTCGGTTGCGTCATGACTGACGACTTCTTTGGGGGCTTCGCCCAAAAGGCCCGTGGCCAATGCGCGCGGATCCCCGTTGAACAGCACGATATCGGCCGGGTAATGTCGCGCGGCGGTCTGCACGCCGGTAATCCGGCCCTGTTGCCGGGTGATCCGGGTGACCTTGGTGCCATAGCGGAATTCTGCGCCATGCGCCTTTGCGCGCGAGGCGATGGTGGCCGCAAGCCGGCTCATCCCGCCATCGACTGTCCAGACGCCCTTGGCCTCTGCCTGCCATATCAATGCAAGCAAGGCGGGCGCGGCATAGGGCGATCCGCCGACATAGGTCGCATAGCGGCCAAATAGCTGCGCCAGCCGGGGTTCCGAGAATGCGGATTTCAACATCCCGGCCAGTGTTTTGTGGGGGGCCATATCCCAGATCAGCTTGGGGTTTTTCAAAACGCTCCGCGTCACCGCCTTTTGATCCGGCGCGGGAGTTTGCATCATCGGCGCATCAAACCCATCAAAAAGCCGCGCCGCCCGTGCGGAAAAAGCGGCAAACTGTTTTGCGGCCTTCGCCCCAAAGGCCCTGTCTACATTTGCAATATTCTCGTCCGCGTCGACTGTCAGATCCAGCTTGGTGCCGTCCAACCAATAGTGCCGGGCTAGAACATGCAGTGGGGTCAGCGCGATATGATTGTCCAATCGTTCGCCAACATCCGCAAACAGGCTTTCGAACACCGGCAGCATCGTCAGTACGGTGGGGCCTG
This region includes:
- a CDS encoding sugar ABC transporter permease, translating into MATKASRSAARLMMAPAVVLLLGWMLVPLIMTLWFSFRTYLPLRGGDQGWTGFDNYVRFVSSSAFWPAVQTTLIIVVGVLIITVVLGILLAMLLDQPMWGQGIVRILVIAPFFVMPTVSALVWKNMFMDPVNGLFAHLFQFFGAEPVSWLSDAAMPSIIMIVSWQWLPFATLILLTAIQSLDSEQLEAAEMDGAPQLKRFFYIILPHLSRAITIVLLIQTIFLLAIFAEIFVTTGGAFGTRTLSYLIFQRVLESQNVGLGSAGGVYAIILANIVAIFLMRIVGKNLDN
- a CDS encoding carbohydrate ABC transporter permease, giving the protein MARAVSSRRKLINTSIAWIIGLLIFFPILWTILTSFKTEAQAIASPPIFLGFDWTLENYAVVMERSNYGRFLWNSIIIAGGSTILGLMIAVPAAWSMAFVPSKRTKDILLWMLSTKMLPAVGVLYPIYLLFIEMGLLDSRAGLVVVLMLINLPIIVWMLYTYFREIPVEILEAARMDGATLKEEVLYILTPMAIPGIASTMLLNFILAWNEAFWTLNLTAVNAAPLTAFIASYSSPEGLFFAKLSAASTMAIAPILILGWFSQKQLVRGLTFGAVK
- a CDS encoding ABC transporter ATP-binding protein yields the protein MGQIQLKQVTKSFGDVQVIPPLDLTIQDGEFTVFVGPSGCGKSTLLRLIAGLEDITTGHIEIDGVDATDLVPAKRGLAMVFQSYALYPHMSVRKNIAFPLKMAKMDQAEIDRRVDAAARVLNLADYIDRRPGQLSGGQRQRVAIGRAIVREPSAFLFDEPLSNLDAALRVGMRMEISELHTKLATTMVYVTHDQVEAMTMADKIVVLQAGVIEQVGSPLELYRAPRNKFVAGFIGSPKMNFIEGELAARHGAHTIGVRPEHIDVVVSGGEWQGTVGVAEHLGSDTFFHIHNTGLAETLTVRAIGDVSLKHGDTIHLTPRTEEIHKFDASGLRIE
- a CDS encoding L-iditol 2-dehydrogenase produces the protein MTRLAGKTALITGAARGIGLAFAQAYVRQGARVAIGDIDIDRARDAAAAIGSSAFAVEMDVTDQDSIAGAVAATIATFGQIDILINNAAIFTAAPIVEITRADYDKVFAINVAGTLFTMQAVADHMIKQGIRGKIINMASQAGRRGEPLVGVYCASKAAVISLTQSAGLNLIQHGINVNAIAPGVVDGEHWDGVDAFFAKYEGKAPGQKKKEVGEAVPYGRMGTADDLTGMAIFLASEEAAYVVAQTYNVDGGNWMS
- a CDS encoding mannitol dehydrogenase family protein, translated to MKLSNATLANLPAGIVTPTYDRSALSAGIVHIGLGNFHRAHQAWYLHRLMQQGKALDWAIIGAGVRAGDAAMRDRLLAQDCLTTLIELDPAGRSAEVTGAMIDFLPVEEGNAALIRAMSDPAIRIVALTVTEGGYYVDATGALDLSHPDIRHDAANPDTPRTAFGAMVAALKIRRDAGHGPFTGQCCDNLQHNGVILRQTVVGLARLSDADLADWIDANATFPNAMVDCIVPATGESELALARDLGVDDAAPVTHENYRQWVIEDAFCAGRPPWEDAGATLTDDVHAYETMKIRTLNAGHQVLANAGELLGVPTIAACMSEPQIAAFFRKVQTTEIIPYIDAVPEVTPAEYLALIERRFANPEIHDTTRRVAFDGSSRHPGFVLPILRDALAAGGPIEGLALTEALWCRMCAGTREDGSDIAPNDPHWADLTAAAQTAKDRPAAWLEQAQFYGDLGENTALAQAFAKWLNLIWADGSWHALQHYAETVG
- the crtC gene encoding carotenoid 1,2-hydratase; amino-acid sequence: MSDCGTKAVSVIGFIGSVFSPWYAWSGRRDPANHCCINVATYGPGGRFTMTDRGRQALHTTDDLFQVGPSSMRWTGSDLVIDINEIASPPLISRVRGQITIRPHAITHVELPLTPDGAHIWRPFAPSADIKVDLEAKGWQWSGHGYFDANFGTRALEQDFSFWTWGRYPTQTGATCIYDAVRRDGTTLDTAIAFDKGGHAQIVEAPPRTRFKRSLWQVKRETRADPGTTPTQVLNMLDAPFYSRSAVRTQLDGEVVTGVHEALDLDRFASPLLKPMLAVRVPRRRGWR
- the crtD gene encoding 1-hydroxycarotenoid 3,4-desaturase CrtD, with product MSGNAPEIIIVGAGIAGLAAALRLSHRGCKVTVLDMHDEPGGKMRTLPSECGPVDAGPTVLTMLPVFESLFADVGERLDNHIALTPLHVLARHYWLDGTKLDLTVDADENIANVDRAFGAKAAKQFAAFSARAARLFDGFDAPMMQTPAPDQKAVTRSVLKNPKLIWDMAPHKTLAGMLKSAFSEPRLAQLFGRYATYVGGSPYAAPALLALIWQAEAKGVWTVDGGMSRLAATIASRAKAHGAEFRYGTKVTRITRQQGRITGVQTAARHYPADIVLFNGDPRALATGLLGEAPKEVVSHDATEPRSLSAYVYAFAAAPKGVDLAHHTVFFAQNPKAEFTTIAEGGMPNDATLYLCAQDHGQVDPTAMQRFEVIMNAPPIPRDPEKEKTLCQTVIFNRFKDFGLTFDPVPGPQTLTTPHGFDALFPASQGSLYGRSPHGLTAAFKRPTARTAIPGLYLCGGGTHPGAGVPMAVLSARHAAAAIMTDHALQSTSPQTDTRGGMSMGSATAGPKRSLSSGS